The following are encoded in a window of Penaeus monodon isolate SGIC_2016 chromosome 9, NSTDA_Pmon_1, whole genome shotgun sequence genomic DNA:
- the LOC119576947 gene encoding LOW QUALITY PROTEIN: hormone-sensitive lipase-like (The sequence of the model RefSeq protein was modified relative to this genomic sequence to represent the inferred CDS: deleted 2 bases in 2 codons), with translation MADDASPDDSFGPSFQEVPTDSRESIIKTVLHMLEDNIAHFKNDDSEHGQRLHSGFVVLKENLNKVTVLSESVKKEAHLYDFDSDTPGNGYRSFNNIVQQATVCVFDLCKQVCTTRDSILRFRKGHFVREVEAWGQTLASLVTLFEYIDEMLLPRCEDGNLLSAVSSSPNELMSMLNTVPQYSFYGRCLGFHYYPSLRKTLKYLNICLSAFSEVYYADGSFIQRTKNTVMTGGRYVVDAELRSRRIVDTVQYASVDFIKAFWSVAETDILTQLPGIVGPGLAVQQVVIVPCEEQQVTKLDGTATVVIPPPHSHIEARPITCHLLSAQLREGMVGAKPGEKESKGPQPLPKSEYLLIHCHGGGFVTQSTKAQEVFLREWAVGVSVPMLSVDYSLAPEARYPRPLEEVLTVYSWVLNNMELLGTTGKKIVLTGDSAGGNLITGLTIKCLELGIRPPDGLFLAYTPFVFELVPSPARLLAVMDPMLPLGFALRCLKAYAGVPSGGTSLATTPGDATISTPPLHTPKLPTTPEHCEGNPEMAPATLDAALEVPQGKVSDTQSDNESFVEVSESDVKEAESLVKSPSFASEPGSDTLTTVSLTSEASKMDDSLTRKSNGNGSQKPQEKEERSRRYVTEFLEKYVLDSRTDKQGRRVPILRTGSEESEQDDETVLFEAPGVGAGITAKLGRAKDAVVSGISAGLTSFGLKRKESASSPSSPTQPFPKAVAEKRPSLGQILMGKSPERRSSRCSLTEEFSGVEIIHDHYLSPLTAPKEILAKFPPCAILTVEYDFCLDDDVTMAKTLKSLNVPVTIDILERLPHGFLSLSMVSQEAHVGCKRAIYRIRELLGLTEDTQVKEKEKS, from the exons ATGGCAGACGACGCATCGCCCGACGACTCCTTCGGGCCCTCCTTTCAGGAGGTGCCCACGGACTCCAGGGAGTCCATAATAAAGACTGTGCTGCACATGCTGGAGGACAACATTGCACACTTCAAAAACGACGACTCTGAGCACGGACAGCGGCTGCACAGCGGGTTCGTGGTTCTGAAGGAGAACCTAAACAAAGTGACAGTTCTCTCGGAGTCTGTCAAAAAGGAGGCTCACCTCTACGACTTCGACTCGGACACGCCTGGGAATGGCTACAGGAGCTTCAACAACATCGTGCAGCAGGCCACCGTGTGTGTGTTCGAT CTCTGCAAGCAAGTGTGCACGACCAGAGACTCGATCCTGAGGTTCAGGAAGGGACACTTTGTCAG GGAGGTTGAAGCTTGGGGCCAAACCCTTGCATCACTTGTCACCCTTTTTGAATACATTGATGAAATGCTCTTGCCGAGATGTGAAGATGGCAACCTTCTCTCAGCTGTTAGCAGTTCCCCCAATGAGTTAATGAGTATGCTGAATACAGTGCCGCAGTACTCATTCTATGGACGTTGTTTGGGATTCCAT TATTACCCCTCTCTGCGTAAGACTCTGAAGTACTTGAATATTTGTTTGAGTGCGTTCAGTGAGGTCTACTATGCAGATGGGAGCTTCATACAGAGAACCAAGAACACTGTTATGACAG GAGGAAGATATGTTGTGGATGCTGAACTGAGATCTCGAAGAATTGTGGACACAGTTCAGTATGCTTCTGTTGATTTCATTAAAGCCTTTTGGTCTGTTGCTGAGACTG ACATCCTGACTCAGTTGCCTGGTATTGTGGGACCTGGCTTGGCAGTCCAGCAAGTGGTGATTGTGCCATGTGAGGAGCAGCAGGTCACAAAGTTGGATGGGACAGCAACAGTTgttatccctcccccccattcacaTATAGAGGCCAGGCCTATCACCTGTCACCTGCTCTCGGCTCAGTTGCGTGAAGGAATGGTAGGCGCCAAG CCAGGTGAAAAGGAAAGCAAAGGTCCGCAACCATTGCCAAAGTCTGAGTACCTCCTCATTCATTGTCATGGTGGAGGCTTTGTGACGCAGTCTACTAAAGCTCAGGAg GTATTCTTACGTGAGTGGGCAGTTGGAGTTTCTGTTCCAATGCTCTCTGTTGATTACTCCCTAGCTCCAGAAGCTCGCTATCCTCGTCCTCTGGAGGAGGTCTTAACAGTTTACTCTTGGGTTCTCAATAACATGGAACTCCTTGGAACCACGGGCAAGAAGATTGTTCTAACAG GTGATAGTGCAGGAGGGAACCTCATAACTGGCCTCACCATCAAGTGTCTGGAGTTGGGTATTCGGCCACCTGATGGTCTCTTCCTCGCCTATACTCCTTTTGTATTCGAGTTAGTCCCATCGCCTGCTAGGCTGCTTGCTGTCATGGACCCTATGCTGCCCCTAGGATTTGCTCTTCGGTGTCTAAAAG CTTATGCTGGTGTGCCAAGTGGAGGAACATCATTAGCAACCACTCCAGGTGATGCTACCATATCAACACCACCCCTGCATACCCCAAAACTCCCCACTACACCAGAGCACTGTGAGGGAAACCCTGAAATGGCACCAGCAACACTAGATGCAGCCCTAGAGGTACCTCAGGGAAAAGTCTCTGACACCCAGAGTGACAACGAGTCATTTGTAGAGGTTTCAGAGAGTGATGTCAAAGAAGCTGAATCCTTAGTCAAGAGCCCTTCATTTGCTTCTGAGCCAGGGTCAGACACCCTCACGACTGTCTCACTCACATCCGAGGCCTCCAAAATGGACGATTCCTTGACAAGGAAGAGCAATGGCAATGGAAGTCAGAAACcgcaggaaaaggaagagagatccAGAAGATATGTAAcagaatttttagaaaaatatgtTCTGGACTCACGTACAGACAAGCAA GGTCGAAGAGTCCCCATCCTTCGCACAGGAAGTGAAGAGAGTGAACAGGATGATGAAACTGTCCTATTTGAGGCCCCTGGTGTAGGTGCAGGAATTACAGCCAAGCTAGGAAGAGCTAAAGATGCTGTAGTTAGTGGTATATCTGCTGGTCTCACATCCTTTGggctcaaaagaaaagaaagtgcctCC TCTCCTTCATCACCAACTCAACCATTCCCTAAAGCTGTTGCTGAAAAACG ACCATCCCTTGGTCAGATTTTGATGGGCAAAAGTCCTGAACGCAGAAGCAGTCGGTGCAGTCTCACTGAGGAGTTTAGTGGAGTAGAAATTATTCATGACCATTACTTAAGTCCACTGACAGCTCCCAAGGAAATACTTGCAAAATTTCCACCTTGTGCAATTTTG ACTGTTGAATATGACTTCTGTCTGGATGATGATGTTACCATGGCCAAGACACTGAAATCCCTCAATGTCCCAGTCACCATTGACATTTTGGAGCGCCTTCCTCATGGTTTCCTCAGTCTCTCCATGGTATCTCAGGAGGCGCATGTTGGATGCAAGAGGGCAATTTATCGCATCCGAGAACTGCTTGGGTTGACTGAAGATacgcaagtgaaagaaaaggaaaaaagttag